In Helianthus annuus cultivar XRQ/B chromosome 3, HanXRQr2.0-SUNRISE, whole genome shotgun sequence, a single window of DNA contains:
- the LOC110902087 gene encoding uncharacterized protein LOC110902087, translating to MAPNASQTKFSLKLMVNKEEKRVIFAEADSNFVDTLFSIMTLPMATIVRLLRKLPDGTLKPIGSLNNLYQSLLDLSMNCMSAEENKWMLLNPRTSSHDTYRTLKLNINDEEPTKFFICQDILCSRCSGPCFSTCNLAKCKCGKTMNLEMKYEELNGNMTGGVFVSDLTSYIVTDDLRVMPNSPDFIVQLLCELGVTDVSSLEEKSFGIGIDQILNLLEGALLFKHPLTYLVFPSSPIARDLLNPRQETSVNHLTRNESFETLKNFKVKVTMQKSTSKFLFAEADSDFVEFLFGFLQIPLGTMIGDLMDGTCCIENLNNMFKSISNMSVGEGIKSDELKNMLLRPQLVHTNLSVNQIFPLSVLCASKSYCHIYEEKGTTFAYLTPSVGKNRFGYMFRECSLKDSRVEGQYLKAFAKFMLTDDLVVTASSSFSSITMLGTLKIPLNDFEVHTVSIGIEEGLEILDASLMSVSPMTDSILKKITEAQN from the exons ATGGCTCCTAATGCTTCCCAAACTAAATTTTCCCTTAAACTGATGGTTAACAAAGAAGAAAAGAGAGTTATATTTGCTGAAGCTGACAGCAACTTTGTTGACACTCTTTTCAGCATCATGACTTTGCCAATGGCCACAATTGTCAGGCTCTTGCGTAAACTCCCCGATGGAACGCTTAAGCCGATTGGGAGCCTAAACAACTTGTACCAAAGTCTACTGGATCTTTCTATGAATTGTATGTCAGCTGAAGAAAACAAATGGATGCTGCTTAATCCCAGAACTTCATCACATGATACATACAGAACGCTTAAACTCAACATAAATGATGAAGAGCCTACAAAATTCTTCATATGCCAAGATATTTTGTGCAGCCGGTGCTCTGGTCCGTGTTTTAGCACCTGTAACCTTGCAAAATGCAAGTGTGGCAAGACCATGAACCTCGAAATGAAATACGAGGAATTAAATGGTAATATGACAGGTGGGGTGTTTGTTTCTGATTTAACATCCTATATTGTCACAGATGATCTCCGTGTAATGCCGAATAGTCCAGACTTTATTGTTCAGCTACTATGTGAACTTGGAGTCACTGATGTTAGCAGTTTGGAGGAGAAGTCATTTGGTATTGGTATTGATCAG ATCCTTAATCTTTTAGAAGGAGCACTACTGTTCAAACATCCCTTGACATACTTGGTTTTTCCTAGTTCGCCTATTGCGCGTGATTTACTTAATCCAAGACAAGAAACTTCAGTTAACCATTTGACTAGAAATGAATCCTTTGAAACTCTAAAGAATTTCAAGGTGAAAGTTACTATGCAAAAGTCAACATCTAAGTTTCTTTTTGCAGAAGCAGATTCTGATTTTGTTGAGTTTCTTTTTGGGTTTCTTCAAATTCCATTAGGAACTATGATTGGGGACTTAATGGATGGTACATGTTGTATTGAGAATCTGAACAACATGTTTAAAAGCATTTCTAATATGAGTGTTGGGGAAGGCATAAAGTCAGATGAGCTCAAAAATATGCTTCTCCGACCTCAATTGGTACATACAAATCTTTCAGTGAACCAAATTTTTCCTCTAAGTGTTTTATGCGCTTCCAAAAGTTATTGTCATATCTATGAGGAAAAAGGAACTACTTttgcatatttaactccttctgtaGGGAAAAATCGTTTTGGATATATGTTTCGTGAATGTTCTCTTAAAGATTCAAGAGTTGAAGGACAATATTTGAAGGCATTTGCTAAGTTCATGTTGACAGATGATCTTGTTGTAACTGCATCATCATCTTTTTCTTCAATTACTATGCTGGGAACGTTGAAGATTCCTTTGAATGATTTTGAGGTACATACAGTAAGCATCGGCATTGAAGAG GGTTTGGAAATTCTTGATGCTTCTCTAATGTCTGTTTCGCCTATGACAGATTCCATACTAAAGAAAATAACTGAAGCTCAAAACTGA
- the LOC110931964 gene encoding uncharacterized protein LOC110931964, producing MAPNASQTKFSLKLMVNKEEKRVIFAEADSNFVDTLFSIMTLPMATIVRLLRKLPDGTLKPIGSLNNLYQSLLDLSMNCMSAEENKWMLLNPRTSSHDTYRTLKLNINDEEPTKFFICQDILCSRCSGPCFSTCNLAKCKCGKTMNLEMKYEELNGNMTGGVFVSDLTSYIVTDDLRVMPNSPDFIVQLLCELGG from the coding sequence ATGGCTCCTAATGCTTCCCAAACTAAATTTTCCCTTAAACTGATGGTTAACAAAGAAGAAAAGAGAGTTATATTTGCTGAAGCTGACAGCAACTTTGTTGACACTCTTTTCAGCATCATGACTTTGCCAATGGCCACAATTGTCAGGCTCTTGCGTAAACTCCCCGATGGAACGCTTAAGCCGATTGGGAGCCTAAACAACTTGTACCAAAGTCTACTGGATCTTTCTATGAATTGTATGTCAGCTGAAGAAAACAAATGGATGCTGCTTAATCCCAGAACTTCATCACATGATACATACAGAACGCTTAAACTCAACATAAATGATGAAGAGCCTACAAAATTCTTCATATGCCAAGATATTTTGTGCAGCCGGTGCTCTGGTCCGTGTTTTAGCACCTGTAACCTTGCAAAATGCAAGTGTGGCAAGACCATGAACCTCGAAATGAAATACGAGGAATTAAATGGTAATATGACAGGTGGGGTGTTTGTTTCTGATTTAACATCCTATATTGTCACAGATGATCTCCGTGTAATGCCGAATAGTCCAGACTTTATTGTTCAGCTACTATGTGAACTTGGAGGGTAA